The nucleotide window ATACTTTTATTTATAGGTAACAAGAATTGTTTTGAACAGTTGTAAATCCATTGAAAAACTCTTTTAAATCAAATGCCAATTCCAAAGTGATAAATGATATATTCAATGCTGGTTTTACTAACTTGCTCCATCATTACTTCCCACAAGTATTTTGGTCTACTGGATAATTGGTCACTGTTATGACGCATATAATTGTTGACTGAtgctttattttgttctttgatttcatgaattttatttttgaatgcATCTGTTGGTATTATTTCAGGACACAACGATTTCTTCTGGTATTGAGTGTGATCAACAAGAAGCCGATCCTTTCACTTTTGATGATAACAGGTTcattttatgttaaaacaAAATCCATATAAACTTAACTAATTAATGTGAAGAGAAATAATTACAGAATAGCCACTTGCTTTGACCACCACTTTCGTTATTATACACAATACCTAAAGCCACTATAACCAGATCTGGATTAACATAGTCAGAACTTAAATTCTGTTTTGATCATTTGCAAATATAAGTAATAAATACGTTAGTAAAATAGGCCTAAATTGAATAATAACATCCAAACACAACCATTTGGCGCCTGGCTGTAGGCAAAAAAATGGTGGAGAAAATAAGagtttttgtaatattgacGTTTGATCATACTAATAACTAAATGGATGTTTTTGTGTAAAACATTACGGAGTTGTACCAAAATGGTCTTAAAAAGCGGCTGATTGTTTTTTCTGTAGTTATATTATGCAGCCTTTATTGTATCATAAACCACATAATTTACATTGATATAAACATATTTAGAAAATTATACGCCACCTGAGAGACCACTAGAGTAAAATAGCCAAAATGTGGTCTGAACCTATATTATGGAAATAgctttaattattttctgatttaATTCAATTATTAACATACTTGGTGCTACGCTCACTGCATATGTTTTTATTCTTAAATCGACTTTATTGCAGCCTTGGTTTTCCAGTGTTTGTTCAAAAAAGTCAGTGTGCAGATTTTTCTGTAAAACACGCTGGCATACTAGTGGCCAATGAGCTACTGAATGCAATGCTTTGTGTTTGAAAGTAGCTCTGATATTGTGCGTATTTATGCCATCTTTGTCATGACAAATATTTCTCAAATGTATGGACCTGGTTACTGGGGAAATaacaattatttgtttttgcataTGTTGTGTATAGTTAGTGTTTAATGTGATAAGCAGTAACTTGTAGCCTATAAGGCATAATTGTAGTTAAATAAAATGACATAAAACTAAACTGCTGCTTTAGAATACCATCAAAAATTAGCATGCCGGATAATAGTGGGATGTTTGTATTGCAACAGAAACCTCAGAAGACTATACCTGCTAGACATTCCAGTAAGTTAGGTGGACAATACTGCCCGTGTGCTATTGTGCATTATGAtagttattatttattagttattttgcCGCTTGAATTTAACTCCATCTACATATCCTTGTGGGATTTACCTATCAATTGGTTAGTAGCTTATGTTTACTTGAATTTACATGTTACCTTGTCAAACATAACATTAATTAACAGTCCATAAAACAAACATCGAAGCGAAGTACTGTGCAATGTGAAGCGGGAATTattaatgttaaaaatttttcacatgTACTGGTATTTACAGTATAAATTCGCAAAATTCTGGGTTTGTTTCATCATTAGATGATGCTCAACAAACACTAGCAAGTGTCCTTGATGACAGTATTGCATCACTGGGTATTCGGGTGGGgtgaaaaaacgttttttttggGGGAATTTTATTTCCATTTGTATATATTTCTTGTAATGATCCTTACTGAGcataaaatgccatttttgggaattttagattttttcttCATCCCCCCCTCCCCCCTTTATTGCCCAGAAATATTGACTAGTGTAAAACACActataatatttaaaaagtaacACTATTGAAAAACACTTTCcgctttaaaaatgaaattctttgattttgcatgaaaattgATTTCATTGCATTCCAGCGTAAATACGATCAGAGTAGAGACAGTGGATGATGTACTTTGCAGCGTATGGTGGATCCTGAAAAGTTGGAACTTTGCCATTTCTtcttaaaagtattttttcctaattaaaaaattgatatgatatatttaaaataaattatttttggtatACAAATGAAATAACCATTGTTTGTCGTGTAATTGTAGCAGTGCAGGAAACacatattttgttgaattgtATAAATCCAACCTGCTCTTGCTGGTATTTAAGTGTTGACATGAGTTAAATaatcattaaattttaatctcTTTTTCTTATATTTCCGAAGTGCAGTATCTACAGTTTACACTACACTACTTGGTCTGCCTTGTGCACCAGAACCATATGTGTTTACTGTTCTCATTACAATACCgtgaaaatattcattttcaaaaaatttaaaaataactgaTCAAAGCTAGAGTTAAAAAAGGTCTGAAAATTTCCCAGTGGAACCATCAGCAGAATTGCCAATCGCTGATCTGTCTACTTTGAGAACAGTTCTTGTGAGTACATTGCATATCAAGAAGACATGAGTAATCGTGGGTAATCACAAAACCaagttttttgtcagaaaCTGGCTGGTTCCATTGGCAAAACATTGCTATCACAAGCTTGATTTCAACCTTGTTTTCTCTCAGGATTCCTTAATTTATAATGAACTTACTACTGAGTATTCTGAATTAATCAGCTTGTGAGGACACAATGACAGTAAAAGGAAGGCTTTAAATACATTTACAGTCTAGTTGGATAAActctttgttttaattacttACCAGTACATAAtttattcttgtttcaaaaggATGTGAATTGCAAGCTGATGTTACCTGTACTTGTCCACGAGAATGTAAGGTATGTGTTCGTCATACCTTTGTTTTGTCTTTCACAACAAATATGTACGTTTTATTTGCAAGAAATAAGCCTTTTTCGTGCAACAGATCGCACCAAAAGAATTAGCTTTTGTTTTGGTTCACCAGGGAAAAAATGGGATGTAAAGAATCAATGCGGATGGCCGGGGTAGATTACGTGAAACctaagaaaattgaaaaacaaaggATAAGGAATATGGAACAACCAACAAATATTCTGGAAATATCATTTCAAACTGTAAGTGATGACTGATGAGTAGTTTAGGTTCTGATTTCATGCGTTTTCGCATAAATGCtgcaaataattaatcaacgaattgatttgtaaatttttgcgttttaattgttttttatctGGATACTTATTTTGAATATTATTTAGATGTTCAATTGAGGCTTTCACAACCACTTGTTGCTGAAGAAGCTGATATATATGTTTTATCGCATCGTGCAACTGCTGGAATTTGCACTGCATTGTTGATGGGCATTGCATTGGTTCATATTGAGGACAAAAGCATGATCAAAATTGATCAAGGATAGAACATACTGCTGTATAAGGATCCAGAATCTTCCCCTTTCTGTAATTGTGTCTTCAAAAACTGATTAAATTAGACCACTATCtagaaaatttattataaactgaGGAATCCTGATATATAATAAGGTTGGAATTAATCATGTGATAGCAATGTTTTATCAATAGAACCAGCCAGTTTCTGACAAGACTTGGAAATTTAGTTCTGTGATATTACCCATGTTTTCTTGATACGCAAGGTTTTTGCAAGAACATTTCGTAAAGTATACAGATCGCAACTGGAAGTTTTGCTGATAGTTCCACTAGGGAATTTTCAGACCTTTTTGTAATTCTAAATTTCATCAGTGATTTTAAAACCGCCAATATTTTGTATTCCAATTGGAAAACTAAATACATACTGTTTTGTTCTTCAAGACAGTCCAAAACCAAATGCTTTGGTGTAGATATCACACTTTGGAAATAATAAGAAAGACtgacaaatttgttttgaaagcgGATTAAAACGCTTAATGAATATATTAATTGATCTTACCACTAAATTAGCAGCAGGTTGGATTTATACAATACAATTCAATAGATATTTCCTACACTGCTATAACTACATGACAAATAAGGATACTTAAAAACCTGTtttaaggaaaaaaatttatgaggCATAAAAATGTAGAATTATTATACAACTTGAAAATTTTCGTCATATTTCATTTGTataccaaaaataatttacttctaatatataatatcaagttttaattacaaaaaatacattttaaggAGAATTGGAAAAGTTCCATTTTTTTCAGAAGTCACCAAATGCTACAAAATATCACGTACACTGTTTCTActctttattatttaaaaactcatcGTATTTACGCTGAAATGCAATGCATAGCAGTTTTATGCAAAATCTAAGCATCCATCATTTTTTACCCAAAAATGGAgaatttattctttttttgaaaacagaaaCTGTCTTTCAATGCTGTTACTTTTCAAATGTTATAGTGTGTTCTACCCTAGCCAATATTTCTAGggtattttgttggttttactTGGACATTTGTGGAGCTTCAAGcgatttttgcaatttttaccaaaaatagattttttaactCAAAATGGGGGAATGaggaaaaagtttaaaaatcccaaaaatggcattttatgCTCAGTAAGGGTCACTACAAGAAATATATacgaatgaaaataaaattccaaaaaaacgtttttcaccCTACTTGGGTATTGAATACAGGCCACATTATTGCAAGTAACCACTCAGCTACCGTTTTACTTTACGgtttacttttttgcaaaaaaacaaggaAGAAGAGTTGAAATACTCTTAACAATAACATGTGCATTGTGCACACAACCCTTGCCACCAAAAAGAACATCTTTTAGCCATCATTCGTTTGAATGCATAGAACCAATGATTAAATCGTATGTTTGCTAAGTGTGTGCTCATTTATGCGGAACATTTTTGGTTATCTGTATGTAAAACATTTAGCTTGAACATTTTAACATGAAATTCTCAAGCtagaatattttgtaaaacaaactCAGCATTGGTTTGTTTTACAGGTGTTGAGGAGGAAACATTAAAAGGATTACTGTCTTCAAACAATTCTACTAGTCACATAACAAACAGATTCTGCGGACCAACAACTGAGCAAAATGAAACATTACAAAGTCTGCTAAGTCGACgtaattattgttaaaaaattttaacctcAGCATAGAGTGTTAATATGAATGTTTTATGCTATTACTTCAACTTACACTCATTCCCATCTATAGCAAGAACAAGTATAATATGTTAATTGGAACACGTCTAATATACATATTTAATGAATCACTTACTTTGTTATTGCCGTTTCTTGACAGATAACAGGCAGATTCATTTTAAATTAGTGTGTTACACTAATTCAGATGTGCCAAGGGTACAAGttattatgcaataaacattgCTGTTCatgaattattttgtttactgtTATCGGACTCTGCAAACTCTTACCAGGCATGTCAAGATTTCTGCAATGCTTTGAAACGTGCGGCAATGCAAACCATCCCACTAACACACCAAAGACCAGCCATGATGGAAATCTAAATGTGGTTCCCTTTACTGCTCTTTGCTTTAGAGTGGGTCTATATGGAGAAGGTATTGCAGCGGATAGAATCTGTTAAAGCCATTTATTTCTCATTTGAGTCACAAGGCATTGAGGTTTCTGAACAACTTTACTTTCCCAGCAACCCAATTTCCTTATATGTGCCAGGTCTCTGTGAATGCTATTGAAACTTTCCTGATGAAAAACGATATACTCAAGATGAAGGATTGCAAGTCATGTATCTTGTGGCAAAAGAAGTGTCTGACCTGTGTAGGGTAGGAACACCTGACAAAGAAACTTTTCTTCTTTAGTTTTTCCCCAGAAGAGTTTGCCAGTGCTCTCAAGCAAACAATACCAGGCACTCCGAGCTCAAGCAACCTTTGCTTGGAACTTATACACCATGCTGGATTTTTCATGAAGTCTTTGCTTTGAAGCTTCCTGATTGCAGCAGTACGAAATTTCTAGAATTTCAGAAAAGCACTTGCATCCATTGCAAAAACCTCAGAAACTACTAAGGAACCCAAAGAGCCATTGCCTTGCGCCAACTAGCAGCAGTTATGACACACATTAGCAAATGCATTCCAAGTTCGAGCCTCAATGGCCGTCATTGTAGTCGCAAACTTGTGGTCCTTGAGCAACATTCTGATCAAATATCCCTGCTTTTTTCTTCTCATAGCTGAGGCCAGAAAATTTTGAGCATATGTAGCCAAACAGTCTCCATAAAGATCTAATGCTTTGAGAAGTTGCTTTGTTAGTCCAAGTTTGATGTGCTATGGTGGTAGAGTGACGTTTTTCCGATCAACCAGCGGGTTGTTTGTGATATTCTTATCTCCAAGACTTATTGTATTTCTTGGTGGCCATTCTTTTCTTACTCAACACTCTTCATTGGCTCTACTATAAAGTAGCATAAAAAGCAAGGATATCTGGTGTAATCTCCTTTTTGTCCCAATAGGAAATTCACCATTTTAAAATCCATGCGTATCaaccagggctttggagccggagcccgGAGCCCCGGAGCCGTGCATTTTCAACAGAGAACttgaaattcaaatggagctggagctggagcagGTTAAAAGTGAGACATGTTGCTTCACTGATCAGCAAAATTCGCCAGGTTGTGACAGCAGCAAGAACTCCGAAAATTGATGCAATTTTAAAGAGAAAAACCAATAAAGGGGCTATTAATGACCAAGCTACAAGGTGGGGTAGTACATACCATATGCTTGAACGCCTTCTTGAACTGAAACCTGTCTTGGTAGACATTGTACATCCACTGTATCCATTGTATCACTGTCTGATGGTCAATGGAACGAAGTAAAACAGCTGGAAGAGTTGCTTCGCCATCCTGTCGTCACAACCAAAAAACTGCAGGCTTCTGATTTGACACCAGGGTCATTTTTCAAAGAATGGAAAAAACTACTTTTCCAGTTTTCTCATATTGGTGGTAATTTGGCTGATGCCATAAGAACATCCATGGAGCGTCGTGAGCAGGCACTTTTCGCCAATGATGTGCTGCTGGCAGCAGTATATGTTGACCCGATGTACAGGGTAATATTGAATGATGAGCAACATTCAAAAGGGAAAGCTACTTTACTCGAAATTGCTCTGTCTATGAAGGATCATGAAGAAAGGAGATTAGGTAAAAATCTGTCACAAGGTGGAAATCAAACCAACGTGGGAGAATCAGCAAACTTTTCACCCACCTCAGAAGATGaggactttgaaaaaattctagATCGGCAGGCAAAACGTCGCAAATTTGCAGCAGAAGCTACAGATGGAAGTGCACTTCAAAGGTATAAAATGGACGTTACCAATGCATTATCCAATATGGAAAATATTGATAGGTCCTCAAAAGTGGCTGTCATGGATGCAATTTCTATGTACCCAGATATTCTGCAAAAAGTGGCGTACTCAGTTACAGCTTTGCCACCAACACAAGTGAGTGTGGAGAGACTTTTCTCCGCATTGCGCATCATTCACTCTGATTTAAGATGCTCGATGAAAGAAGACTTGACAGAGGCAATATTATTTCTTCGCACGAATGGTTTTTGAGCTTCTTTGTgcagaaataaatgttttgtgttcattgattgtgttgttttgtttgtgattgtttttaaatgctaGATATTCCTAATTGAGCGTTCATCCTCAAAACTCAGTTTTTGAcgtaatggagccggagctggagccggagcagtgGTTTTaatgagctccggagctggagctaatttataataaaagagggctccggagctggagcaatttaatatttatgcctgctccaaagccctggtaTCAACCACTGGTGATGGCAGTATTTCAATCTTTCAAGCACAACCTTAATGTTTGCATAGTTCTCCTTCAGGGAGTGTCCAACAGGTATGGATCCATACATGTTCCCATTATGGAGTAAGACACATTTTAAGCTTCTTTTCAAGCTATCAATAAAAAGTCTCCAGTCACTTGAATGTTATGCAGGCAAGCCCATAGCAAGAAGAATCCCCTCAACATATGTGCAGTAAACAAGTTGGCCATCAGATTGGAAGTACTTTCTCAATTTCGCCTCTCTGTCATGATAAAATGAAGCACTTGTACCAGGTCTGAGAAGATGTTTCTCGTGTAGCCTGGAAACCAGCAGTTCAGCAGATGCTTTGGCAAATTTAAATCTCGGATCAGATCCTTCAATTCAGACTGGCTATACAGAGAAACTCAATCACCATCCCATGCCTCCTGAGCTAtatcttcttcttctttagAGGTGGATGAAGGCGTAAAAGAAGTAAACTTGAACTGATCAGTGTTATCATCAGTTTACAAGTTTACCACAAGTGGCGAATTCTTGCTATGTGACACCTACTACTTTGTCTGGAAACAGCTATTTTCCTAACTGCGTGGCTACTTCTTCTTCGCAAGCCTCTTCGGCGTCATAAACGGTATTCAACTCcttgtttacattttgttgtttacgAACCTGGTTGGTTTGGTTAACCTAGCTATGCTTTTGAAGTTGCTTTTGTGCATGGTTATGTGGTGTCAAACTTGTGAATGAATAAGCAACTTTTGTGTAATCCATCAATATGGAACATGGATATTGCAGAAAAATGTGATGTGATAGAGGAAATCTGAGCtcagattcggattcagcaCGCCAAAATTACCCTAAACCAGTTCTCGAAGTccattatacaaaaaattaatttttttgttgtccagtgtaatatactaaattttaaacattcgAGGGGTCTGCGACTGCTTTGACGGCAGCAAAAGGGGTCCGTCATAACAAAAAGGTTGGAAACCACtgatatatacagtatgtCGTTATTACGTATTAGCGTTCAATAATTAATCTATTTGCAACGTATTACATGGTGTTGTGTATTATGATTTAGTGCTGAAGATTAAGTTACATTTTCTGAATGTTTGAGGAATTGGTTAATTACAGTCTATTAATTTGTGATACGTGGGAGCAAACAAATGGGTGGCAATCAtccaaaatgaagaaaaattagGTTGTATtaaaaaaaggttgagaacctaACTGGTGCAAAAGTTAAGCATAATGTTTGATTTATATGGCATGAGTTATAACAATAACGAGGAAAAAAGCATGTGCAGACATTCCATAACCAGCAAGTTCTAGCGATATTACATTGGGTAAACATATTATTAATCAGTCGTGACAGTTAAAACGTTTAGCACGGCAAACtttcaaactgcaaaaatttttttttcttaaatataCCGATAATTCAACAAATCGAATATTTTGAGCCCAGCTTTTGTTCATTAAGCATCCATCGACAAATGGGTATTGTCATTATTAACAATCGGATTGTGAGGAAAATATAACTGggaaatgtaagttttttccTCGAGTTCACAACTATGCCCTGATGGTAACCACGCTTGCTTGATGTTGTACCTTTAGCTGCAGTTACAATGCTGTTTTGGAATGTTTTAAGTTTCACGATTTGTTGTGgaagttgaaatttttttttttcattactactcatttattttttaacctttaatttaattattgagGGGTTCCATGATATAAGTAAAAGTATCCCAAGGGTTCCATTACTTCCGTAAAGATTGAAGGGACTGATCTACACCAATGTATAACCTATCATTAACCCAGTCCTTCCTCGTCAGCAAGGTAAATTTAGGTGTGGCATGTTGCTTTGCCTGTTCCAAGACAGAAAAATAGTATACATGGTCATGGAGCTTGTCACCAATTGAAGCATTTTACCCTTCCCAGCAGTCACAACCAACAAAGCAAGCTACAACGCTTGAAAAACATGTTCTCACAAGGATCGCTCCTGGACTCTCTCATTTTTAACGACCTGACATGATTTTATCCAAGTACACCTACCTGGATAACTTGTCCACTATACTTCGAATTCATGTAAAAGTTCTGTGCACAAACCTTTTAACcgaaaataaacacattttgAAAGTAACCGACAGTAACTCCTGTATACTGAGGCTTTGCTTTAAAACTGTAGTAATGGACCACAGTTGCCTTCCCAGCATACCCATTGAACTAAGGTTATATACAGTCACATGCTAAAAAggtatgaacaaaaaaataagATTACTCAGGAACTTTTTcttatttatgttattttcCATTACCAGTATTTCGTTTAATGCTGTGattttttgaaatcatttttgatCACCAAGAGATgtctaaaaattaatttttatttgactaTTACTTTGGGAAAACCTTTgcaatttccttttttttttaaatgtagctTAAAAACTGTTTACGATGATACCATGAAATATTGATCAATCATTTTGCTTATTTAACCTTCCATTGGAAATTGGATAAGAGTTACTTTTTTCAACTGCTATAAGTGCGTTAATTTTTGAACTGTGGTCCCTTTATGTGAAAATCGTTTATTAGTGGTATTtacttaattattattaatgtaGTAGCTTTGTTCAGTCTTAATTTATTACAGCATTAACAAATACTCAGAGAAGAGGATCACAAGATAGTGTTTTGAATGCATCACTTGATCGAGGAATGTCAGGTGCTCTGTTAAATACACACAAGACACTTGTGCGACAAAATGCCGTCGCAAGAGGAACACACCCGATCAGAGGAACCCAGTCAACTAACTTGCAGGTAAGATATGACTCTCCACttggtttcttttttttacaaaatttgtcTTAATAGCGCTATATTAACATGAAACTAAATGTAtgtaatattttcataaatagTGTTTGGTTTTTCATTAATAACTGTATGGAGAAAATCATGAAATAAATTATGAGGCTGTAAACAATATCTtcaattgcaaaataattttcatgaTGGATTCATATAACCAGCACCAAAATAGGCAAGTAGCTTAAAGTCAGGGTCAAGTACAAAAATAGGTTGgtcttatatgaaagaacactactcactgaatattctgataaaatagttttgaaaaatacttcTTGGTTAAGTAATtataaacatttgaaaatcataaaattttccTTAACTGTGACGTAGATCAAggctcttgtgatgtcatacgCAATCACAGACAATTAGGCTTTCTAGCATTTCAAGAAAAgtcataaattttcaaatctATACGACTCACTGAACTGAAatattgtttgaatttatctTTTTTACTACATTATGCTGAGAATAGAGTTAATGAGTCTAAAAAGTATATTGCCATTGGACATTTAGTCTTTAGCAAAAATTGAAACACGAAACTTGTGAAAAAACTTCTGCTG belongs to Clavelina lepadiformis chromosome 6, kaClaLepa1.1, whole genome shotgun sequence and includes:
- the LOC143463498 gene encoding uncharacterized protein LOC143463498 isoform X1, with protein sequence MERREQALFANDVLLAAVYVDPMYRVILNDEQHSKGKATLLEIALSMKDHEERRLGKNLSQGGNQTNVGESANFSPTSEDEDFEKILDRQAKRRKFAAEATDGSALQRYKMDVTNALSNMENIDRSSKVAVMDAISMYPDILQKVAYSVTALPPTQVSVERLFSALRIIHSDLRCSMKEDLTEAILFLRTNGF
- the LOC143463498 gene encoding uncharacterized protein LOC143463498 isoform X2 — encoded protein: MERREQALFANDVLLAAVYVDPMYRVILNDEQHSKGKATLLEIALSMKDHEERRLGKNLSQGGNQTNVGESANFSPTSEDEDFEKILDRQAKRRKFAAEATDGSALQRYSAKSGVLSYSFATNTSECGETFLRIAHHSL